CACTGTGGAGACCGATAGTGAAAAGTCCCGGATCGGTGGATTTCACAATCTGATAGGAAAGCCAGGCGTTCTGGCCAGAGTCAGCATCCACAGCTATCACCTTGGAAACCAGGGACCCTGCCAGAGCAGCTTTGGGGACCATCTCAGTCATCAAGGAGttccctgctggagcagggtaTAATATCTGGGGAGAGTTGTCATTCTCATCTGCTACGAAGACACTCACAGTCACGTTACTGCTGAGCGGAGGAGAACCGTTGTCTCTGGCTACAACCTGGACCTTGAAGCTCCTAAACTGTTCATAATCAAATGCTCTCACGGCATGGATCACCCCCGTGTCTCCGTTAACGGATACATATGAAGACACAGGGACACCGTTGACCTCACTGGGCACTAGAGAATAGACCACTGTGCCGTTCTGTCTCCAGTCTGGGTCTCTGGCAGTAACAGAACATATGGAGGAGCCAGGCTGGTTATTTTCACTCACATAGGCGCTGTAGGATTGTTCTTCAAACACAGGAGGGTTGTCATTGACGTCAGAGACAGATAACTGAATAGTCTTTGAGGAGGATAAAGGTGGAGACCCCTCGTCAGTAGCAGTGATAGTTATGTTATAATCTGATATCAGCTCACGGTCCAATTCACTGGTAGTTACTAAGgaatagtagtttttaatgGAGGGGTTTAGTTTGAAAGGAACATTCTGCTGGATGGAGCAGCGGACCTGTTTATTAACACCAGAGTCTTCATCCTGTACATTAATGATGCCCACCTCTGTGCCTGGCAACACATTCTCAGGGATGGGATTGGTCAGAGATTTAATAGAGATAAGTGGAGCATTGTCATTGACATCTGTTATTTCAACTACAACATTGGTAAACGAAGTCAGACCAGAGGTATCTTTAGCTTGTATACTGAAATCATAAATGGACTCCTTTTCGAAATCCATCCGTCCGACTACGCTTATTTCACCTGTTTTACTGTTGAGAGAAAATAATTTCTTAACATCGTCTGTAATTGGACCAAATTCGTACGTCACTTCCCCGTTCAACCCCTCGTCTGCGTCTGTGGCAGACACAGTAATTACAAGTAAACCTACGGGGGAATTCTCAGGCAGACTGACTTTATATTCACTCTCACTAAATACTGGTTTGTTATCGTTAGCATCTAGCACAGTGACGTGTACAATGACAGTGCCGGATCTCGGTGGAGTTCCTCCATCAACAGCTGTTAGCAGTAACGTCAATTCTTGCTCTTTTTCGCGATctaattca
This window of the Osmerus mordax isolate fOsmMor3 chromosome 19, fOsmMor3.pri, whole genome shotgun sequence genome carries:
- the LOC136962849 gene encoding protocadherin gamma-A11-like → MFWLALFPLLLCSSYGDVTYSIPEEMKRGSVIGNIAKDLGLDTKGLLSRKARLDVDRRSKRYCDINLNTGDLIVAEMIDREQLCGRRLSCSLKYEMVLENPLESHNIVLQIQDINDNAPQFVQEVVKFEIRESADKGARFAVNQALDADIGVNGVQSYTLQKNEHFSLAVHTNPRGGKHGELVLENELDREKEQELTLLLTAVDGGTPPRSGTVIVHVTVLDANDNKPVFSESEYKVSLPENSPVGLLVITVSATDADEGLNGEVTYEFGPITDDVKKLFSLNSKTGEISVVGRMDFEKESIYDFSIQAKDTSGLTSFTNVVVEITDVNDNAPLISIKSLTNPIPENVLPGTEVGIINVQDEDSGVNKQVRCSIQQNVPFKLNPSIKNYYSLVTTSELDRELISDYNITITATDEGSPPLSSSKTIQLSVSDVNDNPPVFEEQSYSAYVSENNQPGSSICSVTARDPDWRQNGTVVYSLVPSEVNGVPVSSYVSVNGDTGVIHAVRAFDYEQFRSFKVQVVARDNGSPPLSSNVTVSVFVADENDNSPQILYPAPAGNSLMTEMVPKAALAGSLVSKVIAVDADSGQNAWLSYQIVKSTDPGLFTIGLHSGEIRAQRDISDSDGMKQNLVISVKDNGQPSMSTTCAVYLLISDNLAEVPELKDMSYEGKDSKLTSYLIIALVSVSTFFLTFIILILAVRFCRRRKPRLLFDGAVAIPSAYFPPNYAEVDGTGTLRSSYNYDAYLTTGSRTSDFKFVRSYNDNTLPAEMTLKKSPDHFLEGMNIM